The following coding sequences lie in one Halomonas sp. 'Soap Lake #6' genomic window:
- a CDS encoding 2-hydroxy-3-oxopropionate reductase encodes MSKIGFIGLGIMGRPMAGHLLDAGHSLVTVKRGTLDAALAEKGMQEVASPKEVAQAAEVIITMVPDTSDVETVLFGEDGVIEGLQPGTLVIDMSSIAPMQTQAFAKRITEAGGEYVDAPVSGGEGGAINAVLTIMVGATDKGFERAKPLLEVVGKTITRIGGHGAGQTCKVANQIVVALTIEAVAEGLLFASKAGADVAKVRESLLGGLAQSKILDVHGERMIKRTFDPGFRIRLHQKDLNLALEGARSLNLSLPGTANAQQLFQACAANGGADWDHAGILRALEKLADHEVGE; translated from the coding sequence ATGAGCAAGATAGGTTTTATTGGTTTGGGCATTATGGGCCGCCCCATGGCAGGCCACCTGCTCGACGCGGGTCACTCCTTGGTAACCGTAAAGCGCGGCACACTGGATGCGGCGCTTGCCGAAAAAGGCATGCAGGAAGTGGCAAGCCCGAAAGAGGTTGCCCAAGCCGCCGAGGTGATTATCACCATGGTGCCGGACACCTCGGACGTGGAAACTGTACTGTTCGGTGAAGATGGCGTGATCGAAGGTCTTCAACCCGGCACCTTGGTCATCGACATGAGCTCTATCGCGCCGATGCAGACCCAGGCGTTTGCCAAGCGCATTACCGAGGCTGGCGGCGAGTATGTGGATGCCCCGGTGTCTGGTGGTGAAGGCGGTGCCATTAATGCCGTGCTAACTATTATGGTCGGGGCGACGGATAAAGGCTTCGAGCGTGCTAAGCCACTACTTGAAGTTGTCGGCAAGACTATTACCCGTATTGGCGGCCACGGTGCTGGCCAAACCTGTAAGGTGGCCAACCAAATTGTTGTTGCATTGACCATAGAAGCCGTTGCTGAAGGCCTGCTGTTTGCCTCTAAGGCGGGTGCCGATGTGGCTAAAGTGCGCGAATCGCTGCTGGGTGGGCTCGCCCAGTCGAAGATCCTTGATGTGCATGGCGAGCGCATGATCAAACGCACCTTTGACCCAGGCTTCCGTATCCGCCTGCACCAAAAAGATCTTAACCTGGCCTTGGAAGGTGCGCGTAGCCTGAACCTTTCATTACCGGGTACCGCCAATGCGCAACAGCTGTTCCAGGCGTGTGCTGCTAATGGTGGTGCTGATTGGGATCATGCTGGCATTTTACGTGCTTTGGAGAAATTGGCGGATCACGAGGTGGGTGAGTAA
- the hyi gene encoding hydroxypyruvate isomerase, whose product MSKFAANLSMLFTEVDFLDRFKAAAEAGFKGVEYLFPYDYTAAEIKQHLDTNGLTQVLFNLPAGDWGAGERGIACHPDRVEEFRAGVDKAIEYAQVLGNTQVNCLVGIQPDGVSDDEARRTVVENLRFAAEKLKAAGILLIAEPINTRDIPGFFLNRTEQALALFDEVGSDNLKLQYDIYHMQIMEGDLAPTIEKHLARIAHVQLADNPGRHEPGTGEINYPFLFAHLERLGYDGWIGCEYKPKAGTSQGLGWLDSAR is encoded by the coding sequence ATGTCCAAGTTTGCTGCAAATCTCAGCATGTTGTTCACCGAAGTGGACTTCCTCGATCGTTTTAAGGCCGCCGCCGAGGCTGGCTTCAAAGGGGTCGAGTACCTTTTCCCCTATGACTATACAGCTGCGGAAATTAAGCAGCACCTGGATACCAATGGTTTGACTCAGGTGTTGTTCAACCTGCCGGCAGGCGACTGGGGAGCCGGTGAGCGTGGCATTGCCTGCCATCCGGACCGTGTTGAGGAGTTCCGCGCTGGCGTCGATAAGGCGATTGAGTACGCTCAGGTGCTGGGCAATACCCAAGTCAACTGCCTGGTCGGCATCCAGCCAGATGGTGTTAGTGATGATGAGGCTCGCAGGACGGTGGTTGAAAACCTGCGCTTCGCCGCTGAGAAGCTTAAGGCCGCTGGCATTCTGCTGATCGCCGAGCCAATCAACACCCGTGATATCCCAGGCTTTTTCCTCAACCGTACTGAGCAGGCGCTGGCTCTGTTCGACGAGGTCGGCAGCGACAACCTGAAGCTGCAATACGACATCTACCACATGCAGATTATGGAAGGCGATCTAGCGCCCACCATAGAAAAGCATCTGGCACGAATTGCCCACGTACAGCTTGCGGACAACCCGGGCCGTCATGAGCCAGGGACCGGTGAGATCAACTACCCCTTCCTGTTCGCGCATCTTGAGCGCTTGGGCTACGACGGCTGGATTGGCTGCGAATACAAACCCAAAGCGGGAACGTCACAAGGCCTGGGCTGGTTGGATAGCGCGCGTTAA